A single genomic interval of Fructobacillus americanaquae harbors:
- a CDS encoding AAA family ATPase, giving the protein MKIKTIHISGFGRWSDLTLTDLADFQAFFGQNEAGKSTLKAFILGVFFGYKARASQKYEPRSGAAYGGYLDLEISQQTYRIQRMNRTQSELTVVNLADGQALADGEEFLTQLFGPLSRVDYEQIFAFDAKDLQLVNQLTGPDLEKHLLTYTQPRASKWLAWATDQQKEGSQLFTKQKTGKRPLNLASQAYQHQQESRFDLAQSLSQYLEKGNQVEGLQKQIAGQDQQLAVTKEQLITARDLLSYWELYQEALALEAAGADGGQQVNRSQQKISAADQEQLKQLALQLDWLNQQLEEANERRAKLKDSQLTSLNQAEVMAVLEKLTETSQSLKGVLGQIHSADRQVEKFKQQFRGRAPEPLNTADFRLLQEQNYWLGGAAASGVLLIGSFFLRLALPVEVLLAAATFVAGYLAKGHHDRVAAVMAPFAPWDKETILAGQYAATLAQDAKKLSRDLGRQTQRLASQISHHLNQIDAKRFTHLHESMEDNYQDLLAAVDQASQLYGLDPAVGLKRRVEKDHVADLEHQLYQERDQVQAQIQKILQENRLTSLGQLSTALAKQNDRDKNDQRLADLYQQIGADRRQRLVKYRNRPALEKAVTDLVENQKRLEFAQDQANQQVQALQVDQAALVSETQFQDLTQAVANRAARLTEDFGRYLEKSLLPALIQTIFNGQDQALSSRVQDQAGTYLQRLTLGHYPKMQITEKQVQVFDRNNQSFTLAELSTGAADQAYLAVRLALITSLQLTEGLPILVDDAFVNFDENRQAEVLSLLQDLAQDRQVLFWTFTGQQVADQQINLGEING; this is encoded by the coding sequence ATGAAGATTAAAACTATTCATATTTCTGGTTTCGGCCGTTGGTCAGATTTAACACTAACTGATTTGGCCGACTTTCAGGCTTTTTTTGGTCAAAATGAAGCCGGAAAATCGACCCTTAAGGCTTTTATCTTGGGCGTTTTTTTTGGCTACAAGGCCCGAGCTAGTCAAAAATATGAACCACGGTCGGGAGCGGCATATGGTGGCTACCTGGACTTAGAAATCAGTCAGCAAACCTATCGTATTCAACGAATGAATCGAACACAGTCGGAGTTAACGGTCGTTAACTTGGCGGACGGTCAGGCTCTGGCTGATGGCGAAGAATTTTTAACCCAACTATTTGGACCACTGAGTCGAGTGGACTATGAGCAGATTTTTGCCTTCGATGCCAAAGACTTACAGTTAGTCAATCAGTTGACGGGTCCTGATTTGGAAAAACACTTGTTGACCTACACGCAACCGCGGGCGTCAAAGTGGTTAGCCTGGGCAACTGACCAGCAAAAAGAGGGGAGTCAACTCTTTACTAAACAAAAAACAGGTAAGCGCCCGCTGAACCTAGCAAGTCAGGCTTACCAGCACCAGCAGGAAAGCCGCTTCGATCTGGCACAATCATTAAGCCAGTATCTTGAAAAAGGCAATCAGGTGGAAGGCCTACAGAAACAAATTGCGGGCCAAGACCAACAATTAGCAGTGACTAAGGAGCAATTAATAACGGCTCGGGATTTGTTGTCCTATTGGGAGCTTTATCAAGAAGCACTGGCATTGGAAGCCGCGGGGGCTGATGGTGGGCAGCAAGTCAACCGTTCCCAACAAAAAATTAGTGCCGCGGATCAGGAACAGTTAAAGCAATTAGCCCTGCAACTCGACTGGCTGAACCAGCAACTAGAGGAGGCCAATGAACGTCGAGCTAAACTTAAAGATAGTCAATTGACTAGCCTTAATCAGGCCGAAGTTATGGCCGTGCTGGAGAAATTGACCGAAACCAGCCAATCTCTCAAGGGAGTACTGGGACAGATTCATAGTGCCGACCGGCAAGTTGAAAAGTTTAAACAACAATTTCGTGGGAGAGCACCAGAACCGCTTAATACCGCTGATTTCCGTCTTCTTCAGGAACAAAATTATTGGCTTGGTGGAGCAGCGGCCAGTGGGGTGCTGTTAATCGGATCCTTTTTTCTACGATTGGCCCTACCGGTTGAAGTTCTTTTAGCCGCTGCCACTTTCGTCGCTGGCTATTTAGCCAAAGGTCATCATGACCGAGTTGCCGCAGTGATGGCTCCCTTTGCACCCTGGGATAAGGAAACGATTCTGGCAGGCCAGTACGCTGCCACGTTGGCTCAAGATGCTAAAAAGTTGTCTCGTGACCTAGGCCGTCAGACCCAGAGGTTAGCCAGCCAAATCAGTCACCACTTGAACCAAATTGACGCCAAGCGCTTTACCCATCTCCATGAATCAATGGAAGATAATTATCAAGATTTGCTGGCGGCCGTCGATCAGGCCAGTCAACTGTACGGCTTGGATCCGGCTGTCGGCTTAAAGCGCCGGGTAGAAAAGGATCATGTGGCCGACCTTGAACACCAACTTTATCAAGAACGTGATCAAGTGCAGGCACAGATACAAAAAATTTTGCAAGAAAACAGGTTAACCTCACTTGGTCAGTTGTCCACTGCTTTAGCTAAGCAAAATGACCGAGATAAGAACGACCAGCGCCTGGCTGATTTATACCAACAGATTGGTGCAGACCGTCGTCAACGTTTGGTCAAATATCGAAACCGTCCTGCCTTAGAAAAGGCAGTAACGGATCTGGTAGAAAACCAAAAGCGCCTTGAGTTTGCTCAAGACCAGGCTAACCAGCAAGTCCAAGCCCTGCAAGTTGACCAGGCTGCCTTGGTTTCTGAAACCCAGTTTCAGGATTTGACCCAGGCGGTGGCTAACCGGGCGGCACGCTTGACCGAAGACTTTGGTCGATACCTAGAAAAGTCGCTTTTACCGGCTTTGATTCAAACTATTTTTAATGGTCAGGACCAAGCTTTGAGCAGTCGGGTTCAAGATCAAGCGGGAACTTACTTGCAGCGTTTGACCCTGGGCCACTACCCAAAAATGCAAATTACGGAGAAACAGGTCCAAGTTTTTGACCGAAACAATCAGTCCTTCACTTTGGCTGAGTTGTCGACCGGAGCTGCAGACCAGGCTTATTTGGCTGTTCGCTTGGCCTTGATTACAAGTTTGCAGTTAACAGAAGGCTTGCCAATCCTAGTTGATGATGCCTTTGTAAATTTTGATGAGAACCGTCAAGCGGAAGTGCTATCCTTATTACAGGACTTGGCGCAAGACCGGCAAGTTCTTTTTTGGACTTTTACCGGTCAGCAAGTAGCCGACCAGCAGATTAATTTAGGAGAGATAAATGGCTAA
- a CDS encoding 3'-5' exoribonuclease YhaM family protein, translating to MAKLLLQYRENDPVDAFALLKKAEVRQTKTGKDYLALTFADRSGDIPGNLWDVTKEGIEQFQAGRVVKVTGTRSAFKGNPQIQISQLRLTDNGEPSSAADFIKSAPVKKADLEAELTDTIFKITQPIWNRLVRQLFKKFHDDFMEFPAAKTNHHAFARGLAFHSLSIARLAETVSDLYPQLNKDLLLAGALLHDLGKVIELSGPASTEYTRAGKLIGHITLIDEQLVLAVNELKMDLNQEDVLILRHVVLAHHGLLEYGSPVRPQMMEAEILHQLDEMDASIQMLTGAMEQTEPGEFSKRIFAMDNRAFYRPEGVQRAEGPTDDDLPPLPPEDPEAGSPIDPTALF from the coding sequence ATGGCTAAGTTATTATTACAGTACCGCGAAAATGATCCGGTTGATGCCTTTGCCTTGTTAAAGAAGGCTGAAGTTCGTCAAACGAAGACTGGCAAGGATTATTTGGCTTTGACCTTTGCCGATAGGTCGGGTGATATTCCTGGAAACCTGTGGGATGTGACTAAAGAAGGCATTGAACAGTTTCAAGCTGGCCGAGTCGTTAAGGTTACGGGTACTCGGTCAGCTTTTAAAGGCAACCCGCAAATTCAAATCAGTCAACTTCGTTTGACTGATAATGGTGAACCTAGTTCAGCAGCAGATTTTATCAAAAGCGCCCCTGTTAAAAAAGCTGATTTAGAAGCAGAGCTAACGGATACAATCTTTAAGATTACTCAGCCAATATGGAACCGCTTAGTTCGCCAATTGTTCAAGAAGTTCCACGATGACTTTATGGAATTTCCTGCTGCCAAGACGAACCACCATGCCTTTGCTCGTGGCTTGGCCTTTCATAGCCTGTCAATTGCGCGCTTAGCGGAAACGGTTAGCGATCTTTATCCTCAGTTAAATAAGGACTTGTTGCTGGCCGGTGCGCTTTTGCACGACTTGGGCAAGGTGATTGAGCTTTCAGGACCGGCCTCAACGGAGTATACTCGGGCCGGCAAGCTGATCGGCCATATCACGCTGATTGACGAGCAACTGGTTTTAGCAGTCAATGAGCTGAAGATGGATTTGAATCAGGAGGATGTTCTGATTTTACGACACGTTGTGCTGGCCCATCATGGTCTTTTGGAGTATGGATCACCCGTTCGCCCCCAGATGATGGAAGCCGAAATTCTGCATCAGTTAGATGAGATGGATGCTTCAATTCAAATGCTGACGGGTGCTATGGAACAAACAGAACCTGGTGAGTTTTCCAAGCGGATTTTTGCCATGGATAACCGGGCCTTTTACCGTCCGGAAGGTGTTCAAAGAGCAGAGGGGCCAACGGATGACGATTTGCCACCGCTACCACCAGAAGACCCTGAAGCGGGGTCGCCAATTGACCCAACGGCGCTGTTCTGA